The following coding sequences lie in one Anas acuta chromosome 17, bAnaAcu1.1, whole genome shotgun sequence genomic window:
- the CLTCL1 gene encoding clathrin heavy chain 2 isoform X5: MAQILPIRFQEHFQLQNLGINPANIGFSTLTMESDKFICIREKVGEQAQVVIIDMSDPTTPIRRPISAESAIMNPASKVIALKAGKTLQIFNIEMKSKMKAHTMAEEVIFWKWISVNTVALVTETAVYHWSMEGESQPQKMFDRHASLAGCQIINYRTDEHQKWLLLIGISAQQNRVVGAMQLYSVDRKVSQPIEGHAAAFAEFKIEGNAKPSTLFCFAVRSPAGGKLHIIEVGQPATGNQPFVKKAVDVFFPPEAQTDFPVAMQIGIKHGVIYLITKYGYIHMYDLESGVCIYMNRISADTIFVTASHEPTSGIIGVNKKGQVLSVCVEEDNIVNYATNVLQNPDLGLRMAIRSNLAGAEELFARKFNTLFAQGSYADAAKVAASAPKGILRTSDTIRKFQSVPAQPGQASPLLQYFGILLDQGQLNKFESLELCRPVLQQGRKQLLEKWLKEDKLECSEELGDLVKTADPTLALSVYLRANVPNKVIQCFAETGQFQKIVLYAKKVGYTPDWIFLLRSVMRISPDQGLQFSQMLVQDEEPLANINQIVDVFMENSLIQQCTSFLLDALKNNRPAEGHLQTRLLEMNLIHAPQVADAILGNQMFTHYDRAHIAQLCEKAGLLQRALEHYTDLYDIKRAVVHTHLLNPEWLVNFFGSLSVEDSVECLRAMLSANIRQNLQLCVQVASKYHEQLGTQSLVELFESFKSYEGLFYFLGSIVNFSQDPDVHFKYIQAACKTGQIKEVERICRESNCYNPERVKNFLKEAKLTDQLPLIIVCDRFDFVHDLVLYLYRNNLQKYIEIYVQKVNPSRIPAVVGGLLDVDCSEDVIKNLIMVVRGQFSTDELVAEVEKRNRLKLLLPWLESRIHEGCEEPATHNALAKIYIDSNNNPERFLRENPYYDSRVVGKYCEKRDPHLACVAYERGQCDLELIKVCNENSLFKSEARYLVRRKDPELWANVLEENNPFRRQLIDQVVQTALSETQDPEEVSVTVKAFMTADLPNELIELLEKIVLDNSVFSEHRNLQNLLILTAIKADRTRVMEYINRLDNYDAPDIANIAISNELYEEAFAIFRKFDVNTSAIQVLIEHIGNLDRAYEFAERCNEPAVWSQLARAQLQKDLVKEAIDSYIKADDPSAYMEVVQAANRNDNWEDLVKFLQMARKKARESYVETELIFALAKTNRLSELEEFISGPNNAHIQQVGDRCYEEGMYEAAKLLYNNVSNFARLASTLVHLGEYQAAVDSGRKANSTRTWKEVCFACVDGKEFRLAQICGLHIVIHADELEELISYYQDRGYFEELIALLEAALGLERAHMGMFTELAILYSKFKPQKMREHLELFWSRVNIPKVLRAAEQAHLWAELVFLYDKYEEYDNAIITMMNHPTDAWKEGQFKDIIAKVANVELYYKALQFYLDYKPLLINDLLLVLSPRLDHTRTVNFFSKVNQLLLVKPYLRSVQNHNNKGVNEALNNLLTEEEDYQGLRASIDAYDNFDNITLAQRLEKHELIEFRRIAAYLYKGNNRWKQSVELCKKDHLYKDAMQYAAESKDAELAEKLLQWFLEEGKQECFAACLFTCYDLLHPDVVLELAWRHNIMDFAMPYFIQVMREYLTKVDGLFYKVDKLDASESLRKEEEQVTEPTPIVFAKKPWLSKCAAILEAPMKRHSANKHLEVAGQQLMLTAGPSAVPPQANFPYGYSAPGFTQPPVYGFNM; this comes from the exons CTCCAAAATTTGGGCATTAACCCAGCAAACATTGGATTCAGCACCCTAACAATGGAATCTGACAAATTCATCTGCATCAGGGAGAAAGTGGGAGAGCAGGCGCAAGTAGTGATAATTGACATGAGCGACCCAACAACACCCATTAGACGTCCAATTTCTGCTGAAAGTGCCATCATGAATCCAGCCTCTAAAGTAATTGCGCTGAAAG CTGGGAAAACACTACAGATCTTTAACATTGAgatgaaaagtaaaatgaaagcCCACACCATGGCGGAGGAGGTGATCTTCTGGAAATGGATATCTGTGAATACAGTTGCCTTGGTAACAGAGACAGCAGTCTACCACTGGAGCATGGAGGGAGAATCTCAACCCCAAAAGATGTTTGACAGGCATGCTAGTCTTGCGGGCTGCCAGATCATCAATTACAGAACTGATGAACACCAAAAATGGCTGTTGCTGATAGGAATTTCAGCACAG caaAATCGTGTGGTTGGTGCAATGCAGCTGTACTCAGTTGATAGAAAAGTCTCCCAACCTATTGAGGGCCATGCAGCAGCTTTTGCAGAATTCAAAATAGAGGGAAATGCCAAACCTTCCAccctcttttgttttgctgtgaggAGTCCTGCAGGGGGCAAG CTTCACATAATTGAAGTGGGTCAGCCAGCTACTGGGAATCAGCCATTTGTTAAGAAAGCTGTTGATGTGTTTTTCCCACCTGAGGCACAGACAGACTTTCCTGTGGCAATGCAG ATTGGAATTAAGCATGGCGTTATCTACCTGATCACGAAGTATGGTTATATTCACATGTATGACTTGGAGTCTGGAGTTTGCATCTACATGAACCGTATTAGTGCTGACACTATTTTTGTCACAGCTTCTCATGAACCTACCTCAGGCATTATTGGTGTCAACAAAAAAGGACAG GTGCTTTCCGTATGTGTTGAGGAAGACAACATAGTGAACTACGCTACAAACGTTCTCCAGAATCCTGATCTGGGTCTGCGCATGGCTATACGTAGTAATCTAGCTGGCGCAGAGGAATTATTTGCCAGAAAGTTCAACACATTGTTTGCTCAAGGAAGCTATGCAGATGCTGCTAAAGTAGCTGCATCTGCACCAAAG GGAATTCTACGTACCAGTGATACAATCAGGAAGTTCCAGAGTGTACCAGCTCAGCCTGGGCAGGCTTCTCCCCTGCTCCAGTACTTTGGGATATTGCTTGACCAGGGACAGCTGAACAAGTTTGAGTCTCTAGAGCTCTGTCGCCCTGTTCTGCAGCAAGGCCGCAAGCAGCTTCTGGAGAAGTGGCTGAAGGAAGACAAG CTGGAGTGCTCAGAGGAGTTGGGAGACTTGGTGAAGACAGCTGACCCTACCCTTGCGCTCAGTGTCTATCTTCGTGCCAACGTGCCAAACAAAGTGATACAGTGCTTCGCTGAAACTGGTCAATTCCAGAAAATAGTGCTGTATGCTAAAAAG GTTGGCTATACCCCGGACTGGATCTTCTTGCTGAGAAGTGTGATGAGAATCAGCCCTGATCAAGGCCTGCAGTTCTCTCAGATGCTGGTACAGGATGAGGAGCCGCTGGCTAACATTAACCAG ATTGTGGATGTGTTCATGGAGAACAGTCTCATTCAGCAATGCACGTCCTTCCTGTTggatgctttgaaaaataaccGCCCTGCAGAAGGCCACCTTCAGACTCGGCTGCTGGAAATGAATTTAATTCATGCCCCACAG GTTGCAGATGCCATCCTTGGAAACCAAATGTTTACACACTATGATCGTGCTCATATTGCCCAGCTGTGTGAAAAGGCAGGCTTGCTCCAGCGAGCTTTGGAACACTACACCGATCTCTATGATATTAAACGTGCTGTTGTTCATACTCATCTTTTGAATCCTGAG TGGCTTGTGAATTTCTTTGGCTCTCTCTCTGTTGAAGACTCGGTGGAGTGCTTGCGTGCTATGCTGTCAGCCAACATTAGGCAAAATCTACAGCTTTGTGTGCAGGTTGCTTCGAAGTACCATGAACAGCTTGGCACCCAGTCTCTTGTGGAGCTTTTTGAATCTTTTAAAAGCTATGAAG GACTGTTCTATTTCTTGGGTTCCATTGTAAACTTCAGCCAGGATCCAGATGTTCACTTCAAGTACATCCAGGCAGCTTGCAAGACAGGTCAGAtaaaggaagtagaaagaatcTGTCGTGAAAGTAACTGCTATAACCCAGAACGGGTGAAGAACTTTCTGAAG GAGGCAAAGCTGACAGACCAACTTCCTCTGATCATTGTCTGTGATCGATTCGACTTTGTTCATGACCTGGTGCTCTACTTATATCGCAATAACCTGCAGAAGTATATAGAGATCTATGTACAGAAG GTGAATCCCAGCCGTATACCAGCAGTGGTTGGAGGGCTTCTTGATGTGGATTGTTCTGAAGATGTAATTAAGAACTTGATCATGGTGGTTAGAGGGCAGTTCTCAACAGATGAGTTGGTGgctgaagtggaaaaaagaaatcg gCTTAAGTTGCTGTTACCATGGCTCGAATCAAGGATTCATGAAGGCTGTGAAGAACCTGCAACTCATAATGCATTGGCCAAAATCTACATTGATAGTAATAATAATCCAGAGCGGTTCCTTCGCGAGAATCCTTACTATGACAGCCGTGTAGTTGGCAAATATTGTGAAAAGAGGGACCCTCATCTGGCCTGCGTTGCATATGAGAGGGGGCAATGTGATCTGGAACTCATAAAG GTCTGCAATGAGAACTCACTGTTTAAGAGTGAGGCTCGCTATCTAGTACGCAGGAAGGACCCTGAACTCTGGGCAAatgttttagaagaaaacaacccaTTCAGGCGGCAGCTTATTGACCAG GTGGTCCAAACAGCTTTATCAGAGACGCAGGATCCAGAGGAGGTTTCTGTCACTGTGAAAGCTTTCATGACTGCAGACCTGCCTAATGAATTAATTGAGTTATTGGAAAAAATTGTCTTGGATAATTCTGTATTCAGTGAACACAG GAATCTCCAGAATCTGCTGATCCTGACTGCCATCAAGGCTGACCGCACCCGCGTGATGGAGTACATTAATCGACTGGATAACTATGATGCCCCAGATATTGCAAACATTGCCATCAGTAATGAACTATATGAAGAAGCCTTTGCTATATTCAGAAAATTTGATGTTAATACTTCAGCAATCCAG GTACTGATTGAACACATTGGCAATTTAGACCGTGCTTATGAATTTGCAGAGAGATGTAATGAACCAGCAGTATGGAGCCAGCTAGCCAGAGCACAGCTGCAGAAGGACTTGGTGAAAGAAGCCATTGACTCCTACATAAAGGCAGATGATCCATCTGCCTACATGGAAGTTGTTCAAGCAGCTAATAGAAACG ATAACTGGGAGGACCTAGTCAAGTTCTTACAGATGGCCAGGAAGAAGGCTAGAGAGTCTTATGTAGAGACGGAACTTATTTTTGCCTTGGCAAAAACTAATCGTCTCTCAGAACTGGAGGAGTTTATTAGTGGCCCTAATAATGCCCATATACAGCAG GTTGGTGATCGCTGTTACGAAGAAGGGATGTATGAAGCAGCAAAACTACTCTATAACAACGTGTCTAACTTTGCTCGCCTGGCATCTACCTTGGTACACCTCGGAGAGTATCAGGCAGCAGTGGACAGTGGCCGCAAAGCCAACAGCACAAGGACTTGGAAGGAG GTATGCTTTGCGTGTGTGGATGGAAAAGAATTCCGCTTGGCACAGATATGTGGCTTACACATAGTCATTCATGCTGATGAACTTGAAGAGCTGATTAGTTACTATCAG GATCGTGGCTACTTTGAAGAACTGATTGCTCTTTTGGAAGCTGCTTTGGGTCTAGAGCGTGCTCACATGGGAATGTTTACTGAACTTGCCATCTTATACTCTAAATTCAAGCCTCAGAAAATGAGGGAACATCTGGAGCTCTTTTGGTCTCGAGTTAATATTCCAAAG GTGCTCAGAGCTGCAGAACAGGCTCATCTCTGGGCAGAACTCGTATTCCTTTATGACAAATATGAGGAGTATGACAATGCAATAATTACAATGATGAATCATCCCACCGATGCCTGGAAAGAAGGGCAGTTTAAAGACATAATTGCCAAG GTGGCCAATGTGGAGCTGTATTACAAAGCCTTGCAATTCTACTTGGACTACAAACCTCTGCTGATCAATGATCTTCTCCTTGTATTATCTCCACGACTGGATCATACAAGGACAGTCAATTTTTTCTCAAAG GTTAATCAGCTACTTCTAGTAAAGCCTTACTTGCGTTCAGTCCAGAACCACAACAACAAAGGAGTTAATGAAGCTCTAAATAACCTTTTAACAGAGGAGGAAGACTACCAG gGTTTGAGAGCTTCCATTGATGCCTATGACAACTTTGATAACATAACACTGGCTCAGCGTCTGGAAAAGCATGAACTAATTGAATTTAGGCGTATTGCAGCATACTTGTATAAGGGCAACAACCGCTGGAAACAGAGTGTGGAGCTATGCAAGAAAGACCATCTGTATAAG GATGCTATGCAGTATGCTGCAGAGTCCAAAGATGCAGAACTAGCTGAGAAGCTGCTTCAGTGGTTCCTGGAAGAAGGCAAGCAGGAGTGTTTTGCAGCCTGCCTTTTCACGTGTTATGACTTGCTGCACCCAGATGTAGTCCTTGAGTTGGCATGGAGGCATAACATCATGGACTTTGCAATGCCTTATTTCATCCAAGTGATGAGAGAGTACCTTACCAAA